One part of the Quercus lobata isolate SW786 chromosome 7, ValleyOak3.0 Primary Assembly, whole genome shotgun sequence genome encodes these proteins:
- the LOC115952210 gene encoding NADPH-dependent aldehyde reductase-like protein, chloroplastic codes for MASESENQIQIPNPSLSQLQPLQDRVAIVTGSARGIGQAIALHLGSLGAKLVINHTSSNSTHEAELVASQINNSLSSSLNNNNTPRAITVRADVSDPTQVKSLFNKAEEAFNSPVYILVNSAGINDSKYPTIANTSLEDFDNIFRVNARGAFLCCKEAANRIKRGGGGRIILLSSSLVGALKPGAAAYTASKAAVETMTKILAKELKGTRITANCVAPGPIATELFFTGKTEEQVKRVIEECPLNRLGETKDVAPLVGFLATDASDWVNGQVIRVNGGYV; via the exons ATGGCTTCAGAATcagaaaatcaaatccaaatcccAAACCCTTCTCTTTCTCAGCTACAACCACTCCAAGACAGAGTAGCCATCGTGACTGGGTCCGCCCGCGGAATTGGGCAAGCCATCGCACTCCACTTGGGCTCTCTCGGCGCTAAACTTGTTATCAACCACACCTCCTCCAACTCAACCCATGAAGCTGAACTCGTAGCCTCCCAGATCAACAACTCATTATCCTCTtctctcaacaacaacaacaccccACGAGCCATTACGGTCCGTGCCGACGTGTCCGACCCAACCCAGGTCAAGTCCCTCTTCAACAAAGCCGAGGAGGCATTCAACTCCCCTGTTTATATCCTGGTCAATTCTGCTGGAATCAATGATTCTAAGTACCCAACTATTGCTAACACTTCTCTCGAGGATTTTGATAATATCTTCAG AGTCAATGCTAGAGGGGCATTCTTGTGCTGTAAAGAAGCAGCAAACCGTATCAAACGTGGTGGTGGGGGTCGAATTATACTATTATCATCATCTTTGGTGGGTGCATTAAAGCCAGGAGCCGCGGCATACACAGCATCAAAGGCTGCAGTGGAGACCATGACCAAGATACTAGCAAAGGAGCTCAAAGGGACTAGAATTACTGCCAATTGTGTGGCACCGGGGCCAATTGCCACTGAGCTCTTTTTTACCGGGAAGACTGAGGAACAGGTGAAGAGGGTTATTGAAGAATGCCCATTAAATAGGCTCGGTGAGACTAAGGATGTGGCACCTCTTGTCGGGTTTTTGGCTACTGATGCCAGTGACTGGGTTAATGGCCAAGTTATTCGTGTTAATGGTGGCTATGTTTAA
- the LOC115953497 gene encoding uncharacterized protein LOC115953497 isoform X2, which produces MAQFITQGRLKLLFSNGEGVSFGLEPKDPFHYNKLRSVQTHLRRLRFLGFTTTRFFFSSSSYVNNKSSSTFNLEACLRVSDSEGVYDDDDDNDFDHNDELERDDLSCFRGLVLDISYRPVNVVCWKRAICLEFMEKADVLEYYDQTVNSPSGSFYIPAVLRVPHLLQVVKRRRIKNHLSRKNILYRDNYTCQYCSSQENLTIDHVLPAARGGEWKWENLAPKDYDILAIPLTTAALKMLKTRKGTPEEWRQYLSKLS; this is translated from the exons ATGGCACAGTTCATAACACAGGGACGCTTGAAGCTGCTCTTCAGCAATGGTGAGGGAGTGTCATTTGGCTTGGAACCCAAAGACCCATTTCACTATAATAAGCTCAGATCAGTCCAAACCCACTTGCGCAGGCTCAGGTTTCTTGGCTTTACAACAactagatttttcttttcttcttcttcttacgTGAATAACAAGTCCAGTAGCACTTTCAATTTGGAGGCGTGCCTTAGAGTTAGTGATAGTGAGGGTgtttatgatgatgatgatgacaatgaTTTTGATCATAATGATGAGCTTGAGAGGGATGATTTGTCTTGTTTCAGAGGGCTAGTCTTGGATATCTCCTACAg GCCAGTCAATGTTGTCTGCTGGAAGCGTGCTATTTGTTTGGAGTTTATGGAGAAG GCAGATGTACTAGAATATTATGATCAGACGGTAAATTCCCCGAGTGGATCCTTCTACATACCTGCTGTCTTGAGG GTTCCCCATTTACTGCAGGTTGTAAAGAGGAGAAGAATCAAGAACCATCTTAGTCGTAAAAACATACTATATCGGGACAATTACACCTGTCA GTATTGTTCTTCACAGGAAAATTTAACCATTGACCATGTTTTGCCAGCTGCACGAGGGGGAGAGTGGAAATGGGAAAATTTG GCGCCAAAAGACTATGACATACTTGCCATACCACTAACAACTGCAGCATTAAAGATGCTGAAAACGAGAAAGGGTACACCTGAAGAATGGCGTCAATATCTGTCAAAGCTGTCTTAG
- the LOC115953497 gene encoding uncharacterized protein LOC115953497 isoform X1, whose translation MAQFITQGRLKLLFSNGEGVSFGLEPKDPFHYNKLRSVQTHLRRLRFLGFTTTRFFFSSSSYVNNKSSSTFNLEACLRVSDSEGVYDDDDDNDFDHNDELERDDLSCFRGLVLDISYRPVNVVCWKRAICLEFMEKADVLEYYDQTVNSPSGSFYIPAVLRVPHLLQVVKRRRIKNHLSRKNILYRDNYTCQYCSSQENLTIDHVLPAARGGEWKWENLVVACAKCNSKKGQLTVEEANMKLIKVPKAPKDYDILAIPLTTAALKMLKTRKGTPEEWRQYLSKLS comes from the exons ATGGCACAGTTCATAACACAGGGACGCTTGAAGCTGCTCTTCAGCAATGGTGAGGGAGTGTCATTTGGCTTGGAACCCAAAGACCCATTTCACTATAATAAGCTCAGATCAGTCCAAACCCACTTGCGCAGGCTCAGGTTTCTTGGCTTTACAACAactagatttttcttttcttcttcttcttacgTGAATAACAAGTCCAGTAGCACTTTCAATTTGGAGGCGTGCCTTAGAGTTAGTGATAGTGAGGGTgtttatgatgatgatgatgacaatgaTTTTGATCATAATGATGAGCTTGAGAGGGATGATTTGTCTTGTTTCAGAGGGCTAGTCTTGGATATCTCCTACAg GCCAGTCAATGTTGTCTGCTGGAAGCGTGCTATTTGTTTGGAGTTTATGGAGAAG GCAGATGTACTAGAATATTATGATCAGACGGTAAATTCCCCGAGTGGATCCTTCTACATACCTGCTGTCTTGAGG GTTCCCCATTTACTGCAGGTTGTAAAGAGGAGAAGAATCAAGAACCATCTTAGTCGTAAAAACATACTATATCGGGACAATTACACCTGTCA GTATTGTTCTTCACAGGAAAATTTAACCATTGACCATGTTTTGCCAGCTGCACGAGGGGGAGAGTGGAAATGGGAAAATTTG GTGGTTGCTTGTGCAAAATGCAACTCAAAGAAAGGTCAATTAACTGTAGAGGAAGCAAATATGAAGCTAATTAAGGTTCCAAAG GCGCCAAAAGACTATGACATACTTGCCATACCACTAACAACTGCAGCATTAAAGATGCTGAAAACGAGAAAGGGTACACCTGAAGAATGGCGTCAATATCTGTCAAAGCTGTCTTAG